A window of the Desulfopila inferna genome harbors these coding sequences:
- a CDS encoding sensor histidine kinase: MDAIKILIIDDEKVIREGVERALSGRGSTVSKAENGERGIEMMSEETFHIVLLDLMMPGIDGFGVLKWIKENEPHIQVIVITGFATVSKAVTAMKQGAFDFVGKPFTPDYIRIVVDRAVEKISLRAETRKLRAERTLSLEAIQNEQSRLKTVFSCMVEAVIITDVNGIIVHHNPAAIKLLEIQTDPVIGKPLSDSIQDANAVKMVEEAIAKSIVVTREFTPGTISRKYLRANCSPVKDRSGNVLGSVTAFEDISTHKEIDRMKSDFVAMVAHELKSPLASIEQMIYALQTDCEYESLNSCRSLHTRMTVRTKDLLRLIDNLLNLSKLESGTVVFNLEPIKGNDIIKDIVEIATPQAEGKNITIKYTPCAQDWWFNVDYDHIRTAFMNIVSNAVKYTPDGGTLEITTFLNGGLANLSVKDSGIGIDAKDLQHIFDRFFRVKGKATRHITGSGLGLSLVKEVVEAHQGYIEVSSTPNVGTTFILSFPLTAPAETQEELQQ, translated from the coding sequence ATGGATGCTATCAAGATTTTAATTATTGACGACGAAAAGGTAATCCGCGAAGGCGTGGAGAGAGCTCTGTCAGGCAGAGGGTCTACAGTCTCAAAAGCTGAAAACGGTGAACGGGGCATTGAAATGATGAGCGAAGAAACATTTCACATCGTCCTCCTCGATCTGATGATGCCCGGCATTGACGGCTTTGGCGTACTCAAATGGATAAAGGAGAACGAACCTCACATCCAGGTCATTGTCATCACCGGATTCGCCACGGTTTCCAAGGCTGTCACGGCAATGAAGCAGGGAGCCTTTGATTTTGTCGGCAAACCCTTCACCCCTGACTACATCCGCATTGTGGTTGACAGGGCAGTAGAGAAGATATCTCTTCGGGCTGAAACCAGAAAATTACGCGCCGAGAGAACACTCAGCCTGGAAGCGATACAAAATGAGCAGAGCCGGTTGAAGACCGTGTTCAGCTGTATGGTCGAAGCGGTCATCATAACCGATGTGAATGGTATTATTGTCCACCACAACCCCGCTGCCATCAAACTTCTTGAAATCCAGACCGATCCGGTGATCGGCAAACCTCTGTCCGATTCCATTCAAGATGCAAACGCCGTAAAAATGGTTGAAGAAGCAATTGCCAAATCTATCGTGGTCACCCGGGAATTCACTCCGGGAACCATTTCCAGGAAATATTTAAGGGCTAACTGTTCACCGGTTAAAGACAGAAGCGGCAATGTCCTTGGTTCCGTCACTGCCTTCGAGGACATCTCCACCCACAAAGAAATAGATAGGATGAAGTCCGATTTCGTAGCCATGGTGGCTCATGAACTGAAATCACCGCTGGCCTCGATAGAACAGATGATATACGCCCTGCAGACCGACTGCGAGTACGAGTCATTGAACTCCTGCCGTTCCCTGCATACGCGAATGACAGTGCGCACCAAGGATCTGCTCCGCCTTATCGACAATCTCCTCAATCTCTCCAAGCTGGAAAGCGGTACCGTCGTCTTCAATCTCGAACCGATAAAAGGAAACGACATTATAAAAGATATAGTTGAGATAGCCACCCCACAGGCGGAAGGGAAAAATATAACAATTAAATATACTCCCTGCGCTCAGGACTGGTGGTTCAATGTCGATTACGACCATATCCGCACGGCCTTCATGAACATTGTCTCCAATGCCGTCAAATATACTCCGGACGGCGGCACCCTAGAAATTACCACCTTCCTCAACGGGGGGCTTGCCAATCTCTCCGTCAAAGATTCAGGCATAGGCATCGACGCCAAAGATCTGCAGCATATCTTCGACAGATTTTTCCGGGTCAAGGGAAAAGCCACACGGCATATCACCGGATCCGGCCTTGGTCTGTCCCTGGTCAAGGAGGTTGTTGAGGCCCACCAGGGCTATATTGAAGTGAGTTCAACACCAAATGTGGGGACAACCTTCATCCTCAGCTTTCCACTGACGGCTCCGGCCGAAACACAGGAAGAGCTGCAGCAGTAG
- a CDS encoding R3H domain-containing nucleic acid-binding protein: protein MMTDNEKTTSMAMDDANLLVATLPVTLQTALNGMGLEELVEVVMDLGRPAEARFPGSVVPLSTHPVNHDDIAHTLALVGDFTADNRAGIERTLHRISAIRNRKGKIIGMTIRVGRAIYGTIEILRDLIETGDNLLFVGRPGVGKTTKLREVARVLADEMHKRVIVIDTSNEIAGDGDIPHPGIGSARRMQVPRPDRQHAVMIEAVENHMPEVIIVDEIGTEAEAAAARTIAERGVQLIGTAHGNSLENLIMNPTLSDLVGGVQTVTLGDEEARRRGTTKTVSERKAPPTFEILIEMASRDEVSIHRDTARAVDTILRGLLPHCERRILAADGQIEVKDHQPRRNMQREKTVASPELSLSSALPPAHPARLYLHGVKKDLIERAARELGLSLRTVVKPQKADIIIALRSRGKNQGLEEISRISDAPVHRIKRNTTSEIRRMLQRVFNIVPGVEDNEIQKTLQETTLAIEQVMEEGVEVALPPRRSALRKIQHRLITDRGLESTSIGCEPQRHLVVHPIRD, encoded by the coding sequence ATGATGACTGACAATGAGAAAACAACATCAATGGCCATGGATGATGCCAACCTGCTGGTTGCCACTCTGCCTGTCACGCTCCAGACCGCTCTGAACGGTATGGGGCTGGAGGAACTTGTGGAAGTGGTGATGGATCTCGGACGTCCGGCTGAAGCGCGGTTCCCGGGGAGTGTCGTTCCTCTCAGCACTCATCCGGTCAATCATGATGATATCGCCCATACCCTGGCGCTGGTGGGGGACTTTACCGCGGACAACAGGGCTGGTATCGAGAGAACCCTGCATCGCATCTCGGCCATCAGAAACCGCAAGGGAAAGATCATCGGTATGACCATTCGGGTAGGGCGGGCTATTTATGGGACCATAGAGATATTACGGGATCTGATTGAAACCGGGGATAACCTTCTCTTTGTCGGCCGCCCCGGAGTAGGCAAGACCACCAAGCTTAGGGAAGTGGCGCGGGTGCTTGCCGATGAGATGCATAAACGCGTCATTGTCATAGACACATCCAACGAGATAGCCGGAGATGGTGATATTCCGCATCCCGGAATCGGATCGGCGCGGCGCATGCAGGTGCCGCGGCCCGACAGGCAGCATGCTGTCATGATAGAGGCCGTGGAAAATCACATGCCGGAGGTGATAATCGTCGATGAGATCGGGACGGAAGCGGAGGCGGCTGCCGCTCGAACCATCGCCGAGCGGGGTGTGCAGCTCATTGGTACGGCCCATGGTAATTCTTTGGAAAATCTGATCATGAATCCGACCCTGTCCGATCTTGTCGGCGGGGTGCAGACCGTCACCCTGGGAGACGAGGAAGCACGCAGACGCGGTACCACCAAAACCGTTAGCGAACGGAAAGCGCCACCCACATTTGAAATACTGATCGAAATGGCCAGTCGCGACGAAGTCAGCATCCACAGGGATACAGCCAGAGCAGTCGATACCATCCTGCGTGGTCTTCTGCCACACTGTGAAAGGCGAATACTGGCAGCGGACGGTCAAATCGAGGTCAAGGATCACCAGCCGAGACGGAATATGCAAAGGGAGAAGACGGTTGCATCGCCTGAGCTTTCGCTTTCTTCGGCGCTGCCGCCTGCTCATCCTGCCCGACTCTATCTTCACGGCGTGAAAAAAGACCTGATCGAACGTGCGGCCCGGGAACTGGGGCTGTCTCTTCGTACTGTCGTCAAACCGCAAAAGGCCGATATCATCATTGCCCTGCGCTCCCGCGGCAAAAACCAGGGTCTGGAAGAGATCTCAAGAATCAGCGATGCTCCGGTTCACCGGATTAAAAGAAACACCACTTCCGAGATTCGTCGTATGCTGCAGCGCGTCTTTAATATTGTGCCGGGTGTTGAAGATAATGAAATCCAGAAAACACTGCAGGAAACCACATTGGCTATCGAGCAGGTAATGGAAGAAGGCGTTGAGGTCGCTCTGCCGCCAAGGAGATCGGCATTGCGCAAGATTCAGCACCGGCTGATCACCGACCGCGGTTTGGAGTCAACGAGTATCGGCTGTGAACCGCAACGACATCTAGTAGTGCATCCAATTCGGGATTAG
- the cls gene encoding cardiolipin synthase → MNGILQETKSFILVLISGLLLMYISGCATFPKVPMLVDSYRADGHSPRITGPEGPLSEAEAKALLNRLKPDNERADILEHHIALMEAVTGKPLIAGNKVTLLCNGPQTFSAMKNAIRSATENINLETFIWRADRVGRSFADLLLQKQQEGVDVHAIYDGFGVFNTASGFFEQMREGGIRTLEFNPVGLFSILGEWDINNRDHRKILIVDGKIAFTGGTNIHYPSIEKTSAVISDKAEQQTEYYWRDTHIQIEGPAVAEFQRLFITMWNKHSRLPLSSGRYFPSLQERGNSLVRVLTNTPYQPVPHIYTAYISAIKNARKSIHLTHAYFIPDRNLLNALIQAAQAGVDVKIILPGVSDFRLPFYAGQSNYTALLEAGVKVYERSDVLLHSKTAVVDGVWATIGSSNMDHRSFLHDAEVNAVILDRDFGKQMEDMFAQDLALAKEVHLEQWRERPFTDRLKEWTARLFKYWL, encoded by the coding sequence ATGAATGGAATTCTACAGGAAACCAAATCCTTTATCCTGGTGTTGATTTCCGGCTTATTGCTCATGTATATCAGTGGCTGTGCCACTTTCCCCAAGGTCCCAATGCTGGTAGACAGTTATCGGGCCGACGGGCATTCCCCTCGAATCACTGGTCCGGAAGGACCTCTTTCAGAGGCAGAAGCCAAGGCCTTGCTCAACCGGCTGAAACCAGACAATGAACGAGCAGACATATTGGAGCACCACATTGCTTTGATGGAAGCTGTCACGGGCAAACCACTTATTGCAGGAAATAAGGTCACTCTGCTCTGCAATGGTCCGCAGACGTTCTCTGCCATGAAAAATGCTATACGAAGCGCCACAGAGAACATCAACCTCGAAACCTTCATTTGGCGGGCTGACCGGGTAGGACGTTCTTTTGCCGATTTGCTGTTGCAAAAGCAGCAGGAGGGCGTTGATGTTCATGCAATTTATGATGGTTTCGGTGTGTTTAACACTGCTTCGGGTTTCTTTGAACAGATGCGGGAAGGTGGAATCCGGACTCTTGAATTCAATCCGGTAGGACTTTTTTCCATCCTGGGAGAATGGGACATCAACAACAGGGACCATCGTAAGATTCTGATTGTCGACGGAAAGATAGCCTTTACGGGGGGCACAAATATCCACTACCCCTCCATTGAAAAAACATCCGCTGTGATCTCAGATAAAGCGGAGCAGCAGACGGAATACTACTGGAGGGACACTCATATACAAATTGAAGGGCCGGCCGTGGCCGAATTCCAAAGGCTTTTTATTACCATGTGGAATAAACACAGCCGCCTGCCGCTCTCATCCGGCCGATATTTTCCGTCCCTTCAGGAAAGGGGAAATTCACTGGTGCGGGTTCTTACCAATACCCCCTATCAGCCTGTCCCGCATATCTATACAGCCTATATCTCAGCCATCAAGAATGCGCGGAAATCCATCCACCTGACCCATGCTTATTTCATACCCGACAGGAATCTGCTGAATGCGCTTATTCAGGCCGCACAGGCAGGTGTCGATGTCAAAATTATCTTACCCGGTGTCAGTGATTTCCGGCTGCCCTTTTATGCGGGTCAGTCTAATTATACAGCATTGCTTGAAGCGGGAGTAAAAGTGTATGAGCGAAGCGATGTACTGCTGCACTCGAAAACAGCCGTGGTTGATGGAGTGTGGGCCACAATCGGTTCAAGCAATATGGACCACCGCAGCTTTCTTCATGATGCCGAAGTGAATGCGGTCATTTTGGATCGGGATTTCGGCAAGCAGATGGAGGACATGTTCGCACAAGATCTCGCCCTCGCCAAAGAGGTTCATCTGGAGCAATGGAGAGAACGTCCTTTTACGGATCGCCTTAAAGAATGGACGGCGCGTCTGTTCAAATACTGGCTGTAA
- a CDS encoding zinc-dependent alcohol dehydrogenase — MHALVWHGKRDVRYDTVADPTILDNTDAIIRVTTTAICGSDLHLYEVLGAFMEPGDILGHEPMGIVEEVGSGVTHIQPGDRVVIPFNISCGGCFMCLEGLFSQCETTQVRSQDSGAAIFGYSRLYGQVAGGQAEYLRVPQAHFGPIKVPEGLPDENFIYLSDVLPTAWQAVEYAEAPDGGTLTVFGLGPIGQMSARVARHRGLRVIGVDLIPERLEMARRYGVEALDLSDHDDIAESIRDMTAGRGTDAVIDAVGMEAHGAPMGKLAHQISSLLPDSLSATMMKKVGVDRLSALAASIDSVRRGGTVSVIGVYGGMADPLPMLKLFDKQIQLRMGQANVKRWIDYIMPLVTDENDPLGVRDLATHVMPLEEGPQGYEIFQKKQDGVVKVLLKP, encoded by the coding sequence ATGCATGCTCTGGTATGGCACGGCAAAAGAGATGTTCGCTATGACACCGTAGCTGATCCCACTATTCTCGACAATACAGATGCTATCATTCGGGTTACCACTACGGCAATCTGCGGCTCCGATCTGCATTTGTACGAGGTTCTGGGGGCATTTATGGAGCCTGGTGATATCCTGGGTCACGAACCGATGGGAATTGTCGAAGAAGTGGGCAGCGGCGTCACCCATATACAACCGGGAGACCGGGTGGTCATTCCTTTCAATATTAGCTGTGGAGGCTGTTTTATGTGCCTGGAGGGTTTATTCTCTCAATGTGAAACCACTCAGGTGCGGTCGCAGGACTCCGGTGCTGCAATCTTCGGATATTCCAGACTTTATGGACAGGTTGCCGGAGGGCAGGCCGAATATCTGCGTGTTCCTCAAGCGCATTTTGGGCCGATCAAGGTGCCCGAGGGATTGCCGGATGAAAACTTTATCTACCTCTCGGACGTGCTGCCGACGGCCTGGCAGGCAGTCGAATATGCCGAAGCCCCGGACGGGGGCACCCTGACGGTATTCGGATTGGGGCCGATCGGACAGATGAGCGCACGTGTCGCCCGACATCGTGGTCTTCGGGTGATCGGTGTAGACCTGATCCCTGAAAGGTTAGAGATGGCTCGACGGTATGGTGTTGAGGCCCTGGATCTAAGTGATCATGATGATATAGCCGAATCTATCCGAGATATGACAGCAGGCCGCGGCACCGATGCAGTGATTGACGCCGTCGGCATGGAAGCACATGGGGCACCAATGGGAAAACTGGCGCACCAGATATCCTCTCTGCTGCCGGATTCTCTTTCGGCGACAATGATGAAAAAAGTGGGCGTTGACAGACTGAGTGCGCTGGCTGCCAGTATTGATAGCGTACGCCGCGGCGGAACAGTATCCGTTATCGGAGTCTATGGAGGCATGGCCGATCCTCTGCCCATGCTGAAGCTTTTCGACAAGCAGATTCAGTTACGCATGGGTCAAGCCAATGTCAAGCGCTGGATTGATTATATCATGCCTCTGGTTACGGATGAAAATGATCCGCTGGGGGTGAGGGACCTTGCCACTCATGTGATGCCGCTGGAAGAAGGACCGCAGGGTTATGAAATATTTCAGAAGAAACAGGACGGAGTGGTCAAGGTGTTGCTGAAGCCTTAA
- a CDS encoding ABC transporter substrate-binding protein produces MHTQRKRNIALILLAAALLFTGPAYGSKEIRFASVSWTGVTVKTELAKNILNSIGYEADNKVLSVPIVYKALDMGDVDVFLGNWMPTMATIANKFLDKGTIVQYVANMTGAKYTLAVPTFVYEAGLKDFSDIAEYADKLDYKIYGLEPGNDGNLVIRSMIEQNMFGLGDFEIVTTSEPIMLSEVKAKSKEGEWVVFLGWSPHYMNQIIDMKYLTGSTAETFGENDGTATIYTNIRQGFDKEQPNVAHFLKNLIFPISMINEISLMLQTNKDLKHGEAGMAYLKENPEVYRGWLEGVTTADGEPALPVFEDYLKSY; encoded by the coding sequence ATGCACACGCAAAGAAAACGTAATATCGCCTTAATTTTGTTAGCGGCGGCGCTGCTCTTTACCGGACCTGCCTATGGCTCAAAGGAGATACGCTTCGCCAGTGTGAGCTGGACAGGTGTTACCGTGAAGACGGAACTGGCTAAGAATATCCTCAACAGCATTGGTTATGAAGCCGATAATAAGGTTCTATCCGTACCGATTGTCTATAAGGCTCTGGACATGGGTGATGTTGATGTCTTTCTCGGCAACTGGATGCCAACCATGGCCACCATAGCCAATAAATTTTTAGATAAAGGCACTATTGTTCAGTATGTAGCCAATATGACCGGCGCGAAATATACCTTAGCCGTGCCAACCTTCGTATATGAGGCCGGGCTCAAGGATTTCTCCGATATCGCCGAGTACGCCGATAAACTTGACTATAAGATCTATGGTCTTGAGCCCGGCAATGACGGCAACCTCGTTATCCGCTCCATGATTGAACAGAATATGTTCGGTCTCGGTGATTTTGAAATCGTTACTACCAGTGAACCGATTATGCTTTCCGAGGTTAAGGCAAAGAGCAAAGAAGGTGAATGGGTGGTCTTTCTGGGATGGTCTCCGCACTATATGAACCAGATTATCGACATGAAGTATCTCACCGGCAGCACAGCAGAAACATTCGGAGAAAACGACGGAACTGCGACTATATATACAAATATCCGTCAAGGCTTTGATAAGGAGCAGCCAAACGTCGCTCATTTCCTCAAGAACCTGATTTTTCCGATCTCGATGATAAATGAGATTTCGCTGATGCTGCAGACCAACAAGGATCTCAAACACGGTGAGGCTGGCATGGCATACCTCAAGGAGAATCCTGAAGTCTATCGCGGCTGGCTGGAAGGAGTCACAACTGCAGATGGTGAACCGGCCCTTCCTGTTTTTGAAGACTATCTGAAGAGCTACTGA
- the betB gene encoding betaine-aldehyde dehydrogenase — translation MIEKKMFINGCWEAAVSGRSRQIINPFNQKVISEVAEGGREDAQRAIAAAREAFDSGVWSNLPAAERGELLYQLAGRIAEESEALAELESLDTGKTLEESRWDMADIAGIFRFYAGLADKDGGEVIESPIPNSDSRVVREPVGVCGQISPWNYPLLQAAWKLAPALAAGCTVVVKPSEITPLTTLMITELAAKLDFPPGVINTVLGPGADVGAELAESHLVDLISFTGGIETGKTIMRAASGNVKKIALELGGKNPNIVFADADIDTAVDYALNGVFFHAGQICSAGARLMLEDSIHDGFVEQLKARMAQIRLGDGLRQGTQMGPLISQEHLSKVEKYINVAKAEGARLELGGTRPLAAELQNGFFLLPTLFTECHGDMRIVQEEVFGPVITVEKFSSEEEAVRLANGTIYGLAAGFWTSNAGRIHRVAKQLRFGTVWVNDFNVYFTQAPWGGYKQSGLGRELGRLGLEEYTEVKHIFQNYKPEPLAWFGV, via the coding sequence ATGATAGAAAAAAAAATGTTTATCAATGGGTGCTGGGAAGCCGCCGTCTCCGGTAGGAGCCGGCAGATTATCAACCCTTTCAACCAGAAGGTGATATCCGAGGTAGCCGAAGGGGGTCGTGAAGATGCACAGCGCGCGATCGCGGCCGCCCGGGAGGCATTCGACAGTGGGGTATGGTCGAATCTTCCTGCTGCCGAGCGCGGCGAGCTTCTTTATCAGTTGGCTGGTCGCATCGCTGAAGAAAGCGAAGCACTGGCCGAACTGGAGAGCCTTGATACCGGAAAGACGCTTGAGGAAAGTCGCTGGGATATGGCAGACATTGCCGGTATCTTCCGTTTTTATGCAGGGCTTGCCGATAAAGATGGCGGAGAAGTCATCGAGTCCCCTATTCCCAATAGTGACAGCAGGGTGGTGCGTGAGCCTGTAGGCGTCTGCGGTCAGATATCTCCGTGGAATTATCCGTTACTGCAGGCGGCCTGGAAACTGGCGCCCGCATTGGCGGCAGGGTGTACCGTGGTTGTCAAGCCCAGTGAAATTACGCCGCTGACGACTCTGATGATCACCGAGCTGGCAGCAAAACTTGATTTTCCTCCTGGTGTCATCAACACCGTGCTGGGTCCTGGGGCGGATGTAGGTGCGGAGCTTGCCGAAAGCCATCTGGTGGATCTTATTTCCTTCACCGGCGGCATTGAGACCGGCAAGACGATCATGCGGGCTGCCAGCGGCAATGTCAAAAAGATTGCCCTGGAGCTGGGCGGCAAAAATCCCAATATCGTTTTTGCCGATGCCGATATTGATACTGCCGTGGATTATGCCCTAAACGGTGTTTTTTTTCACGCCGGCCAAATTTGTTCAGCGGGGGCCCGGTTGATGCTTGAGGACTCCATCCATGACGGTTTTGTCGAACAGCTCAAGGCCAGGATGGCTCAAATCCGTCTCGGTGACGGCCTGCGGCAGGGAACCCAGATGGGCCCATTGATTTCGCAGGAACATCTGAGCAAGGTAGAGAAATATATCAATGTTGCCAAGGCCGAAGGAGCCCGGCTTGAGTTGGGCGGTACGCGTCCGCTGGCCGCCGAGCTGCAGAACGGATTTTTTCTGCTGCCGACACTTTTTACCGAATGTCATGGAGACATGCGCATAGTTCAGGAAGAGGTCTTTGGACCGGTCATCACGGTTGAAAAGTTTAGTAGTGAAGAAGAAGCTGTGCGGCTGGCAAACGGGACGATTTACGGTCTGGCCGCCGGTTTCTGGACCAGCAATGCCGGGCGCATTCACAGAGTAGCAAAGCAGCTGCGCTTTGGCACCGTCTGGGTTAACGATTTCAATGTCTATTTTACCCAGGCCCCTTGGGGCGGCTATAAGCAGTCCGGGCTGGGAAGAGAACTGGGTCGGCTTGGTCTGGAAGAATATACAGAGGTCAAACATATTTTCCAGAATTATAAGCCTGAACCCCTTGCCTGGTTTGGTGTCTGA
- the betA gene encoding choline dehydrogenase, translated as MKDKAYDYIIIGGGSAGSVLANRLSANPEHNVLVLEAGKPDYRWDFRIHMPAALTYLLTDNTYNWLYESEPEPQMHNRRIAQPRGKVLGGSSSINGMIYIRGNALDYEKWAANQGLENWDYAHCLPYFKKAETRLHGADEYHGSNGPLYLDTAKCDNPLFRAFFKAAEQAGHPLTSDVNGYQQEGFGKFDQNIYRARRHNAARAYVHPVKNRGNLTVKCKAMVNRILFEGKKAVGVEFTRGNEKQKVYAGEIISCGGAINSPSLLQLSGIGNAGELRSLGIDVVHNLPGVGENLQDHLELYVQYSCKQPVSMYPALQWQNQPKIGFDWLFRRKGAAATNHFEAGGFIRGNDRVDYPNLQFHFLPIAIRYDGSAPAQGHGFQLHVGPMNTDVRGHVKITSADSTRYPEIFFNYLSTEQERREWLEAIKCSREIIGQPAFDDLRGEELAPGANVQTDEEILDFVAREGESAYHPSCTCKMGYDNMAVVDAELKVHGVENLRVVDASVFPSITNGNIYAPVMMVAEKAADLILGNTPEAPSAAGYYRYDREADEK; from the coding sequence ATGAAAGACAAGGCTTACGATTATATCATTATAGGCGGCGGTTCCGCAGGAAGTGTACTGGCCAATCGTCTGAGCGCCAATCCGGAGCACAATGTCCTGGTCCTGGAAGCAGGCAAGCCGGATTACAGATGGGATTTTCGCATTCATATGCCGGCGGCACTGACCTATCTGCTCACCGACAATACCTACAATTGGCTGTACGAGTCAGAGCCGGAACCGCAGATGCATAATAGACGTATAGCGCAGCCACGTGGCAAGGTGCTCGGCGGTTCCAGCAGCATTAACGGTATGATTTATATTCGTGGCAATGCCCTTGATTATGAAAAATGGGCAGCTAACCAGGGACTGGAAAATTGGGATTATGCGCACTGTCTTCCGTATTTTAAAAAGGCTGAAACCCGCCTCCATGGTGCAGATGAATACCATGGTTCAAATGGTCCGCTTTATCTGGACACGGCGAAATGCGACAATCCGCTGTTCCGTGCGTTCTTCAAGGCGGCCGAGCAGGCCGGTCATCCGCTTACCAGCGATGTCAACGGTTATCAGCAGGAAGGATTCGGCAAATTTGACCAGAATATCTATAGAGCGCGGCGGCATAATGCAGCCAGAGCCTACGTCCACCCGGTAAAAAATCGAGGGAATCTCACGGTAAAATGCAAGGCCATGGTCAACCGTATCCTTTTTGAAGGGAAAAAGGCAGTCGGTGTCGAATTTACCAGAGGCAATGAAAAACAGAAGGTTTATGCCGGAGAGATTATATCCTGCGGGGGAGCAATTAATTCACCCTCTCTCCTTCAGCTTTCAGGTATCGGCAATGCCGGGGAGTTGAGGAGCTTAGGGATAGATGTGGTCCACAACCTGCCGGGCGTCGGTGAAAATCTGCAGGATCATCTGGAGTTGTATGTTCAGTATTCCTGCAAGCAGCCGGTCAGTATGTATCCTGCGCTGCAGTGGCAGAATCAACCCAAAATCGGTTTTGACTGGCTTTTCCGCCGTAAAGGCGCCGCAGCCACGAATCATTTTGAGGCAGGGGGGTTTATCCGTGGAAACGACAGGGTCGATTATCCTAATCTGCAGTTTCATTTTCTGCCCATTGCCATCCGCTATGATGGTTCGGCTCCTGCTCAGGGGCATGGGTTTCAACTGCATGTTGGACCGATGAACACCGATGTACGCGGTCATGTAAAAATTACCTCGGCCGACTCGACCAGGTATCCTGAAATATTTTTCAATTATCTCTCCACCGAACAGGAGCGCCGGGAATGGCTGGAGGCTATCAAGTGCTCGCGTGAGATTATCGGTCAGCCCGCTTTTGACGACTTACGCGGCGAGGAGTTGGCTCCGGGTGCTAATGTGCAAACCGATGAAGAGATCCTCGATTTTGTGGCCAGGGAAGGAGAGAGCGCCTATCATCCCTCCTGTACCTGTAAAATGGGGTATGATAATATGGCTGTAGTTGACGCTGAACTCAAGGTTCACGGAGTTGAGAATCTGCGGGTGGTCGATGCTTCCGTCTTTCCCTCCATAACCAACGGCAACATTTATGCCCCGGTTATGATGGTTGCCGAAAAGGCAGCGGATCTCATCCTCGGTAACACGCCCGAGGCTCCCTCCGCAGCCGGTTATTACAGATACGACCGGGAGGCTGATGAAAAATGA
- a CDS encoding FadR/GntR family transcriptional regulator, translating into MNKKSLFIPVQIGRAGEDIALQIEAAILEEKILPGERLPSERELQAQFKSGRGVIREAVRALKQKGLVEIRKGARGGTYVKNIEVASVSESLALFLKQQHIGLGYIAEFRESIDRVITVLAIARADASEKEELVAEAGKLLELLEQPTPDKECLAKQDRVLNIRLAKMSKNPVFEWVMEAIQQGFSSHDYALYEEPYYRRKTAENWHETAQRIADNDPLKALSSVAAHYALLQRCIVDKECRATTVTGKG; encoded by the coding sequence ATGAACAAGAAATCACTATTTATTCCAGTGCAGATCGGTCGGGCCGGTGAAGACATCGCCTTACAAATCGAAGCGGCCATTCTAGAGGAAAAGATATTGCCCGGTGAACGCCTTCCCAGTGAAAGGGAGTTGCAGGCCCAGTTTAAAAGTGGCCGAGGTGTCATCAGAGAGGCCGTTCGTGCCCTTAAGCAAAAAGGTCTGGTGGAGATTCGTAAAGGGGCCAGAGGCGGAACGTATGTTAAAAACATCGAGGTAGCCAGTGTCAGTGAATCATTGGCCCTCTTCCTGAAGCAGCAGCATATCGGTCTCGGATATATAGCTGAGTTTCGGGAGAGTATCGATCGGGTGATCACTGTTCTGGCGATTGCGCGCGCCGATGCTTCCGAAAAAGAGGAACTGGTAGCCGAAGCAGGGAAGCTTCTGGAACTGCTGGAGCAGCCAACACCGGATAAGGAATGCCTGGCAAAGCAGGACAGGGTTCTCAATATTCGTCTGGCAAAAATGAGTAAAAATCCGGTCTTCGAGTGGGTTATGGAGGCCATTCAGCAAGGTTTCAGTTCACACGATTATGCCTTGTACGAAGAGCCCTATTACCGCCGGAAAACGGCGGAAAACTGGCATGAAACTGCCCAGCGTATAGCCGACAATGATCCGCTGAAGGCGCTGTCTTCGGTAGCGGCTCATTATGCCCTGCTGCAACGCTGTATTGTCGATAAAGAATGTCGGGCTACCACAGTAACAGGGAAGGGTTAA
- a CDS encoding YajD family HNH nuclease has protein sequence MFTTAEKKRMKKIEYREQALKILPWVCASCGRDFTGKKLRELTVHHKDHNYKNNPPDGSNWELLCIYCHDNEHSRLLDAQWLATENPDAEKGKTATHTPFADLKNLLSKTGKDAEED, from the coding sequence GTGTTTACAACTGCAGAGAAGAAGAGAATGAAAAAGATAGAATATCGGGAACAGGCGTTGAAGATCCTCCCCTGGGTCTGTGCGAGTTGTGGCCGGGATTTTACCGGCAAGAAATTGCGGGAGTTGACAGTACATCACAAGGACCATAATTATAAAAACAATCCCCCCGACGGCAGCAATTGGGAACTCCTGTGTATTTATTGCCACGACAACGAACACTCCCGTTTGCTTGATGCCCAATGGCTGGCTACTGAAAACCCGGATGCCGAGAAGGGGAAGACTGCAACACATACTCCGTTTGCCGATCTCAAGAATTTGTTGTCCAAGACCGGCAAAGATGCAGAAGAGGATTGA